ACGGGGCGGGAGCTTTCGATGTCGCCCGGCGCGGCCTGGATGGTGCGCGGTGCCGCGGTGTCCGCGGACGGCGCGGTCGAGGCGTCCGCGTCGGTCTTTCCGCCGTCGTTCTTCATCGCGGCGGTCTCGCTCTTCAGGATGCGCAGCGACTTGCCCAGGGAACGGGCCGTGTCCGGCAGCCGCTTGGCCCCGAAGACCAGGATGACGAGGACTGCGATGAGGACGATCTGCCATGGTCCG
Above is a genomic segment from Streptomyces marincola containing:
- the tatA gene encoding Sec-independent protein translocase subunit TatA translates to MMGQIGPWQIVLIAVLVILVFGAKRLPDTARSLGKSLRILKSETAAMKNDGGKTDADASTAPSADTAAPRTIQAAPGDIESSRPVDEPRRTSQG